A window from Mus caroli chromosome 2, CAROLI_EIJ_v1.1, whole genome shotgun sequence encodes these proteins:
- the Klhl23 gene encoding kelch-like protein 23, producing the protein MALKGQEDYIFHFKDSSHPVDFLDAFRTFYMDGLFTDITLQCPSGIIFHCHRAVLAACSNYFKAMFTADMKEKFKSKIKLSGIHHDILEGLVNYAYTSQIEITKRNVQSLLEAADLLQFLSVKKACEQFLVRHLDIDNCIGMHSFAEFHVCSELEKESRRILCSRFKEVWQQEEFLEISLEKFLFILSRKNLSVWKEEAILEPVIKWTAHDVENRIECIYNLLSYINIDIDPVYLKTALGLQRSCLLTENKIRSLIYNALNPMHKEISQRSTATMYIIGGYYWHPLSEVHIWDPLTNVWIQGAEIPDYTRESYGVTCLGPNIYVTGGYRTDNIDALDTVWIYNSEGDEWTEGLPMLNARYYHCAVTLGGCVYALGGYRKGAPAEEAEFYDPLKEKWLPIANMIKGVGNATACVLHEVIYVIGGHCGYRGSCTYDKVQSYNSDINEWSLITASPHPEYGLCSVPFENKLYLVGGQTTITECYDPEQNEWRETAPMMERRMECGAVIMNGCIYVTGGYSYSKGTYLQSIEKYDPDLNKWEIVGNLPSAMRSHGCVCVYNV; encoded by the exons ATGGCTCTAAAAGGACAAGAAgattacatttttcatttcaagGATTCGTCTCATCCAGTGGATTTTCTGGATGCATTCAGAACGTTTTACATGGATGGACTATTTACTGATATTACCCTTCAGTGTCCTTCAGGCATAATCTTCCATTGTCACCGAGCTGTTTTAGCTGCCTGCAGCAATTATTTTAAGGCAATGTTCACAGCtgacatgaaagaaaaatttaaaagtaaaataaaactgtcGGGCATCCACCATGATATTTTGGAAGGTCTTGTAAATTATGCATATACTTCTCAAATTGAAATTACTAAGAGAAATGTACAGAGCCTTCTTGAAGCAGCGGATCTGCTGCAGTTTCTTTCGGTAAAGAAGGCGTGTGAGCAGTTTCTGGTCAGGCACCTGGACATTGATAACTGTATCGGGATGCACTCTTTTGCAGAATTTCATGTGTGCTCAGAACTAGAGAAGGAATCCCGAAGGATCCTCTGCTCCAGGTTTAAGGAAGTGTGGCAGCAAGAAGAATTTCTGGAAATCAGCCTTGAAAAGTTTCTCTTTATCTTGTCCAGAAAGAATCTGAGTGTCTGGAAGGAAGAGGCTATTTTAGAGCCGGTCATTAAGTGGACTGCTCATGATGTAGAGAATCGAATTGAATGCATCTACAACCTGCTAAGCTATATCAACATAGACATAGACCCAGTGTACTTAAAGACGGCTCTAGGCCTTCAAAGAAGCTGCCTGCTAACTGAAAATAAGATACGTTCCCTAATATACAATGCCTTGAATCCCATGCATAAAGAAATTTCCCAGAGGTCCACAGCCACCATGTATATCATTGGAGGCTACTACTGGCATCCTTTATCAGAGGTCCACATATGGGACCCTTTGACAAATGTTTGGATTCAGGGAGCAGAAATACCAGATTATACCAGGGAGAGTTATGGTGTTACCTGCTTAGGACCTAACATTTATGTGACTGGAGGGTACAGGACAGATAATATAGATGCTCTTGACACAGTGTGGATCTATAACAGTGAAGGAGATGAGTGGACAGAAGGCCTGCCCATGCTCAATGCCAGGTATTACCACTGTGCAGTCACCCTGGGGGGCTGTGTCTACGCACTAGGTGGTTACAGGAAAGGGGCTCCTGCCGAAGAGGCCGAGTTCTAcgatcctctgaaagagaagtggCTTCCTATCGCAAACATGATTAAAG GTGTGGGAAATGCTACTGCCTGTGTCCTACATGAAGTCATCTATGTCATTGGTGGCCACTGTGGCTATAGAGGAAGCTGCACCTATGACAAAGTGCAGAGCTACAATTCAGACATCAACGAATGGAGCCTTATTACTGCGAGCCCACACCCAG AATATGGACTGTGCTCAGTTCCGTTTGAAAACAAGCTCTACCTAGTCGGCGGACAGACCACGATCACAGAGTGCTATGACCCGGAACAGAACGAGTGGAGAGAGACGGCGCCTATGATGGAAAGGAGGATGGAGTGTGGGGCTGTCATCATGAATGGATGCATCTACGTGACCGGGGGGTACTCCTACTCGAAGGGGACGTATCTGCAGAGCATCGAGAAATACGACCCAGATCTTAACAAGTGGGAAATAGTGGGCAATCTCCCGAGTGCCATGCGGTCtcatgggtgtgtttgtgtgtataatgtCTGA